From the Maioricimonas rarisocia genome, one window contains:
- a CDS encoding glycosyltransferase gives MIEAVCVIGHPSRLGGADTELDHQIHCWQAMGVDVHICHTGPLDDNLRAMNLRERGCIYHQPCDWPSLEGLHCISFCNGEFLSNLREIHRYARTTTFVNCMSWNFEKELECQEQGLIDFHLYQTQHAFERVRKKLQSLGRYRPLFVQPYFHAEEFSYIDNRPQDKFRFGRISRDDGDKFGSRQLWIYDTMTAPVLKEGLILGWGGNADRKFSHRPPHYIHTLTPGSISQRDFYAHCEAVIMTTDTFENLPRVGFEAMASGSILVVDNRGGWKLQVEDGVTGWLCNDDREFVYKASRCAFEPQERNEMRVAAKKFLEDHWGMQASMDSWAQVFEAWQSPGATAGLPSKANRVTAVHDSSD, from the coding sequence ATGATCGAAGCAGTCTGCGTTATCGGGCACCCAAGCCGGTTGGGCGGGGCGGATACTGAACTGGATCATCAGATCCACTGCTGGCAGGCGATGGGCGTCGATGTTCACATCTGCCACACCGGGCCACTCGATGACAATCTCCGAGCGATGAATCTCCGGGAGCGCGGCTGTATCTATCACCAGCCATGCGACTGGCCCTCACTGGAAGGGCTGCATTGCATCTCTTTTTGCAACGGAGAGTTTCTCAGCAATCTCCGCGAAATCCATCGCTATGCCCGGACGACGACATTCGTCAACTGCATGTCCTGGAACTTTGAAAAAGAACTCGAATGCCAGGAGCAGGGGCTGATTGACTTCCACCTCTACCAGACACAGCATGCGTTTGAGAGGGTTCGAAAGAAGCTGCAATCGCTGGGACGATACCGCCCGCTTTTCGTTCAGCCATATTTTCATGCGGAGGAGTTCTCGTACATCGACAATCGGCCTCAGGACAAGTTTCGATTTGGACGAATCTCACGTGACGATGGTGACAAGTTTGGATCAAGGCAGTTGTGGATCTATGATACAATGACTGCCCCGGTCTTGAAGGAGGGCCTAATTCTTGGCTGGGGCGGAAACGCTGATCGCAAATTCAGCCATCGTCCTCCACACTACATTCACACTCTCACGCCCGGCTCAATTAGTCAACGCGACTTTTACGCCCACTGCGAAGCCGTCATTATGACAACCGACACGTTCGAGAACCTTCCTCGCGTCGGATTCGAGGCAATGGCGTCAGGCTCGATCCTGGTCGTTGACAATCGCGGCGGATGGAAGTTGCAGGTCGAAGACGGAGTGACAGGTTGGCTCTGCAATGATGATCGAGAGTTTGTCTACAAAGCATCGCGTTGTGCCTTCGAACCCCAGGAACGCAATGAAATGCGTGTGGCGGCCAAGAAATTCCTGGAGGATCACTGGGGCATGCAGGCTTCGATGGATTCCTGGGCTCAAGTGTTTGAGGCATGGCAATCACCGGGCGCCACTGCTGGCTTGCCCAGCAAAGCGAATCGCGTGACCGCGGTGCACGACAGCTCCGACTGA
- a CDS encoding protein kinase domain-containing protein, which produces MAISCKQFVKHLTRSGVVSPDEVDAFLETLPKPPADGQAVAKAFIKARRLTQFQAQRIYQGKYQGLRLGEYVILDTIGAGGMGQVYLAEHRRMGRRVALKTLPAALARDEATVRRFHREVRAAARLSHPNIVTAFDAGEDKGIHYFVMEHVDGTDMSRLVRETGKLAITDGIEFTLQAARGLAYAHKQGIVHRDIKPSNLLIDKQRTVKVLDMGLARIETEQEGVTGVELTQTGTVMGTVDYMAPEQALDTKHADARSDIYSLGCSLYFLLTGQTVFGGDTVVKKILAHRDAPIPSLCELRPALPTAAGEVFERMLAKSPDDRYQSMEEVITALETCGVLEPSTVGPTAVTNEPGYDQFLQNLDVVQTPTTILPADRKKQERSGEQETIRSGVLDETLVGGIGEKQRLSRKSPQQPPWWNNRWLMAGGAAALLLLAGVIITLTRSDGTETTVDVPDGSAVTIDDAGNIDVTLPDRAGAPAGSPSSPGADSPTGNHALSFDGEDDYVEVPSLTFGGDTPLTMELRLKGIPSGQNGLNAVGVLGWVGRLLIVCNENSRNATFNVFAWSPDSPNPQRVRIRKLEQPPQHVAAVYDQQSVRFFIDGREHGQPIPLTEFRDGRHGPEKRRSSELPLLIGKEVSDPNGSFFTGLIDEVRISRVARYTEDFRPQTRFEPDEHTLALYHFDEAEGNILQDASGNNHHGTIHGATWGRVDDQLNLIDESAAPGAVGEQQRVPDSSSR; this is translated from the coding sequence ATGGCGATCTCCTGCAAACAGTTCGTCAAGCATCTCACCCGCAGCGGTGTGGTGTCGCCCGATGAAGTCGATGCGTTCCTGGAGACTCTCCCCAAGCCGCCCGCCGACGGTCAAGCGGTGGCGAAAGCTTTTATCAAGGCCCGGCGGCTGACGCAGTTTCAGGCCCAGCGGATCTATCAGGGGAAGTACCAGGGGCTGCGGCTGGGGGAGTACGTGATTCTCGACACGATCGGGGCCGGCGGGATGGGGCAGGTCTACCTGGCTGAGCACCGCCGGATGGGACGCCGGGTGGCTCTCAAGACGCTGCCGGCCGCCCTTGCCAGGGACGAGGCAACCGTCCGCCGGTTCCACCGCGAGGTGCGGGCTGCGGCCAGGCTCTCGCATCCCAACATCGTCACAGCCTTCGACGCCGGTGAGGACAAGGGGATCCACTACTTTGTGATGGAGCATGTCGATGGCACGGACATGTCCCGCCTGGTGCGGGAGACTGGCAAGCTCGCGATCACCGACGGCATCGAGTTCACACTGCAGGCGGCCCGCGGGCTGGCGTATGCGCACAAGCAGGGGATCGTCCATCGGGACATCAAGCCCTCCAACCTGCTGATCGACAAGCAGCGGACGGTTAAGGTCCTCGACATGGGACTGGCCCGAATCGAGACCGAGCAAGAGGGCGTCACGGGCGTCGAACTGACGCAGACCGGCACCGTGATGGGAACGGTCGACTACATGGCCCCCGAGCAGGCCCTCGATACCAAGCATGCTGACGCCCGCAGCGACATCTACAGCCTCGGCTGCAGTCTCTACTTTCTGCTCACCGGCCAGACAGTCTTCGGCGGCGACACGGTGGTCAAGAAGATTCTCGCCCACCGGGACGCACCGATCCCCTCACTGTGCGAGTTAAGGCCCGCACTACCGACGGCGGCTGGCGAGGTGTTCGAGCGGATGCTGGCCAAGAGTCCGGATGACCGCTACCAGTCGATGGAGGAGGTGATTACAGCACTCGAGACCTGCGGCGTCCTCGAACCCTCGACGGTTGGCCCCACGGCGGTCACCAACGAGCCGGGCTACGATCAGTTCCTGCAGAACCTGGACGTCGTCCAGACACCGACGACGATCCTGCCGGCAGACAGAAAGAAGCAAGAACGCTCCGGTGAGCAGGAGACGATCCGCTCCGGCGTCCTGGACGAAACCCTCGTCGGCGGCATCGGCGAGAAGCAACGGCTCTCCCGCAAATCACCGCAGCAGCCCCCCTGGTGGAACAACCGCTGGCTAATGGCCGGCGGCGCGGCCGCCCTGCTGCTGCTCGCCGGGGTAATTATCACCCTCACCCGCTCCGACGGCACCGAAACAACGGTCGACGTTCCGGACGGCTCCGCGGTGACGATCGACGACGCAGGGAACATCGATGTCACCCTGCCCGATCGTGCGGGGGCCCCTGCTGGCTCGCCAAGCAGTCCCGGAGCCGACTCACCAACAGGAAATCACGCCCTCTCGTTTGACGGCGAAGATGACTACGTCGAAGTTCCGAGCCTGACCTTCGGAGGCGATACTCCTTTGACCATGGAGCTTCGCCTCAAGGGGATTCCGAGTGGACAGAATGGGCTCAACGCGGTCGGTGTCCTCGGTTGGGTCGGGCGACTGCTCATCGTGTGCAACGAGAATTCTCGAAACGCGACGTTTAACGTCTTCGCATGGAGCCCCGATTCGCCGAATCCACAGCGTGTCCGGATCCGCAAACTGGAGCAGCCGCCTCAACACGTTGCGGCTGTCTACGATCAGCAGTCGGTTCGATTCTTCATCGATGGAAGAGAACACGGACAACCGATCCCACTGACCGAGTTTCGCGATGGTCGCCACGGACCTGAGAAACGACGCAGTTCGGAGTTGCCATTGTTGATTGGAAAAGAAGTGAGCGACCCGAATGGCAGCTTCTTCACAGGTCTCATCGATGAAGTCCGCATTTCCCGCGTCGCTCGCTACACGGAGGACTTCAGGCCGCAGACTCGGTTCGAGCCGGATGAGCACACGTTGGCCCTTTACCACTTCGACGAAGCCGAAGGCAACATTCTCCAGGATGCTTCCGGCAACAACCACCACGGTACGATCCACGGCGCGACATGGGGTCGCGTCGATGACCAACTGAACCTTATCGACGAATCGGCTGCGCCGGGTGCGGTTGGCGAGCAACAGCGGGTACCCGATTCCTCAAGCCGTTGA
- a CDS encoding transposase: protein MSDNRRIADDHLYCHFVTFSCDRRRRLLDENQPKRILLGQLNAQRKRQSAKCVGFVVMPDHVHAIVWFPQIEQLSRFMHGWKRRSSFAIRDGTTAKTRTTFRLPIGEIALGHPGTTRSRSIPRESWKRNSHTCT, encoded by the coding sequence ATGTCTGACAATCGCCGCATCGCTGACGATCATCTGTACTGCCACTTTGTCACGTTTTCGTGTGATCGTCGGCGGCGGTTGCTGGACGAGAATCAGCCCAAGCGTATCTTGCTGGGCCAATTGAATGCACAACGGAAGCGGCAGTCGGCAAAGTGCGTTGGATTTGTCGTCATGCCGGATCATGTGCATGCGATCGTGTGGTTTCCACAGATCGAACAGCTGAGCCGGTTCATGCATGGCTGGAAGCGCCGTTCGAGTTTTGCGATCCGCGATGGTACCACCGCCAAGACGCGAACTACTTTCAGGTTGCCGATCGGGGAGATCGCTTTGGGACACCCAGGTACTACGCGTTCGAGATCTATTCCGAGAGAAAGCTGGAAGAGAAACTCACATACATGCACCTGA